From the genome of Pukyongia salina, one region includes:
- a CDS encoding enoyl-CoA hydratase/isomerase family protein, with protein MTAPYVKEDINNGISTIEFFHPAHNSLPGDLLAQLAETISGAGANDEVKVIVLKSGGDRTFCAGASFKELININDAETGRIFFSGFANVINAMRKCPKFIIGRIQGKTVGGGVGVASATDFCMATKFASIKLSELNVGIGPFVVGPAVERKLGLSGMSQIAIDANSFYDAEWARQKGLYAQVFESTEKLDESVQNFAEQLCTYNPDAMKEMKAVFWKGTEDWDELLAERAAISGRLVLSEFTKETLKRFK; from the coding sequence ATGACCGCACCATACGTAAAAGAAGATATAAACAACGGTATTTCAACCATCGAATTCTTTCATCCGGCTCATAACAGCTTGCCAGGGGATCTGTTGGCTCAATTGGCGGAGACCATAAGCGGGGCGGGGGCAAACGATGAGGTGAAAGTGATCGTTTTAAAAAGTGGAGGTGACCGAACTTTTTGCGCAGGTGCCAGTTTCAAGGAACTAATTAATATTAATGATGCCGAAACGGGGCGAATCTTCTTTAGTGGTTTCGCCAATGTAATAAACGCCATGCGTAAATGCCCTAAGTTCATTATAGGGCGAATACAAGGAAAGACCGTTGGTGGAGGCGTAGGGGTGGCTTCGGCAACCGATTTTTGTATGGCCACAAAATTTGCTTCTATCAAGTTGAGTGAGTTGAACGTTGGGATAGGGCCGTTTGTGGTTGGTCCTGCAGTAGAGCGAAAATTAGGATTGAGCGGGATGTCGCAAATAGCGATCGATGCCAACAGTTTTTACGATGCAGAATGGGCCCGGCAAAAAGGATTGTACGCCCAGGTGTTCGAGTCCACCGAAAAGCTGGATGAGTCCGTCCAGAATTTTGCCGAACAGCTTTGCACGTATAACCCTGATGCTATGAAGGAAATGAAGGCAGTTTTTTGGAAAGGCACTGAAGACTGGGATGAGCTTTTGGCCGAACGGGCAGCGATTAGCGGAAGGCTGGTGCTTTCAGAATTTACAAAAGAAACATTAAAACGATTTAAATAA